One stretch of Croceibacterium atlanticum DNA includes these proteins:
- a CDS encoding DUF6615 family protein, translating into MAIAPIFESSCDLADRLPVMIAEFLDIEQKLKRRFREDSVTDILAASLLSLPGNGVVVLTPPESKTGGDFDLLVVDPLSGDAVQFRIQAKRLTPHKHDWEIGSYTELAHPHNSGVQSQTLLRGLGKEAITTIPLYAFYNPAHVCTASGGTVSGIELASGWEIRERIKAIVKVKPKRLPYKRIGSLQPLFFPLSTILCAPATTHRASDIPTPADARQAVVDAIEARSGLAGFGQTLALPEVTVKALPRERATADGEVRHRRRPASRSEDRRDGLPAIIRSAVERRGERIITARVKRPKVLLIAD; encoded by the coding sequence ATGGCGATCGCGCCAATCTTCGAGTCGTCCTGCGATCTCGCCGACCGCTTGCCCGTGATGATCGCGGAATTTCTCGACATCGAGCAGAAGCTAAAACGCCGCTTTCGCGAAGACAGCGTCACCGACATCCTCGCGGCTTCGCTGCTATCGTTGCCCGGCAACGGCGTCGTGGTTCTGACACCGCCGGAATCGAAGACCGGCGGGGACTTCGATCTGCTGGTTGTCGATCCGCTATCAGGCGATGCCGTCCAGTTTCGCATCCAGGCCAAGCGGCTCACGCCGCACAAGCATGACTGGGAGATCGGCTCCTATACTGAACTTGCCCATCCGCATAACAGCGGCGTGCAATCGCAGACGCTGCTGCGCGGCCTGGGCAAGGAAGCGATCACTACCATACCGCTCTACGCCTTCTACAATCCGGCGCATGTCTGCACCGCATCGGGCGGCACTGTCTCTGGTATCGAGCTCGCCAGTGGCTGGGAAATCCGCGAGCGGATCAAGGCGATAGTCAAGGTGAAGCCCAAGCGCCTCCCGTACAAGCGTATCGGCTCGCTCCAGCCACTGTTCTTTCCGCTCTCGACCATCCTGTGTGCGCCTGCCACCACGCACCGTGCCTCCGATATTCCAACCCCGGCGGATGCACGCCAGGCGGTGGTGGACGCGATCGAAGCGCGATCGGGCCTTGCCGGTTTCGGCCAGACGCTGGCGCTCCCCGAGGTGACAGTGAAGGCGCTCCCGCGCGAGCGCGCAACAGCAGACGGGGAGGTGCGGCATAGACGGCGGCCCGCGTCGCGCAGCGAAGACCGGCGCGACGGGCTGCCAGCGATCATCCGCAGCGCCGTCGAACGTCGCGGTGAGCGCATCATCACCGCAAGAGTCAAACGGCCAAAGGTGCTGCTGATCGCGGACTGA
- a CDS encoding HNH endonuclease, with the protein MTDVDLREAFDPDKPVSLPNRKCAYCGAELERKTSTQDHVVGRRFVPEGTLATGFFLQVKSCRPCNDRKAALEDDISIITMLPDTRGEYVRDDERLRRTVARKSKGAFSPATRRLAAQSYNKIDASIPIGGGVSMTYSGVAMPTLEEQRVARLAYYHVQGFTHFRSFDVERGHGKWLEPGEFLTLGHLTKEDWGNQRITAFVAATRSWEPVCTAILADGYFRHEMRRKPDSELASWAVEWNGRYRVFGLYGPAEERDAFVAALPKEQIDFAWGDTTNGFAWRAETPIADEDDQLFDLPDDWDDRPFAKPHWRQTKP; encoded by the coding sequence ATGACCGATGTGGATCTCAGAGAAGCCTTCGATCCCGACAAGCCGGTCAGCTTGCCCAATCGCAAATGCGCTTATTGCGGCGCCGAACTGGAGCGGAAAACCTCGACGCAAGACCATGTCGTCGGACGGCGCTTCGTGCCCGAGGGCACATTGGCGACCGGCTTCTTCCTTCAGGTGAAAAGCTGCCGGCCGTGTAACGACCGCAAGGCTGCGCTTGAGGATGATATCTCGATCATCACTATGCTCCCGGACACACGCGGTGAATATGTACGAGACGACGAGCGCCTGCGGCGGACCGTTGCTCGCAAATCCAAGGGTGCGTTCAGCCCGGCAACACGGCGACTCGCGGCGCAGAGCTACAACAAGATTGACGCCAGCATTCCGATCGGCGGCGGTGTCTCGATGACCTATAGCGGCGTCGCAATGCCAACGCTCGAGGAGCAGAGGGTTGCCCGACTCGCTTACTATCATGTGCAGGGTTTCACCCATTTCCGCTCATTCGACGTCGAGCGTGGGCACGGGAAATGGCTGGAGCCTGGCGAGTTTCTGACGCTTGGCCATCTGACCAAAGAGGATTGGGGCAACCAGAGGATAACGGCCTTTGTGGCAGCAACCCGAAGCTGGGAGCCGGTCTGCACGGCCATCTTGGCCGACGGCTATTTTCGGCATGAGATGCGACGCAAGCCCGACAGCGAACTGGCGAGCTGGGCGGTCGAGTGGAACGGGCGGTATCGGGTCTTCGGCCTTTACGGTCCCGCCGAGGAACGCGACGCGTTTGTCGCTGCGCTTCCCAAGGAACAGATAGATTTCGCTTGGGGCGATACCACCAACGGCTTTGCCTGGCGTGCCGAGACGCCGATCGCGGATGAGGACGATCAGTTGTTCGATCTCCCCGACGATTGGGATGACCGGCCGTTCGCGAAACCGCATTGGCGGCAAACCAAACCCTGA
- a CDS encoding ribbon-helix-helix protein, CopG family codes for MTTKARLSVYLDQELMRALAAYADRRGQSRSLIAEAAIASFLSPDGDERREAAMTKRIDRLDRKVARLERDLGISVEMIALFVRFWLTSTPPPPESDRTVLRSLGGDRYDAFIDALGRRLASGRRVAQEVVEDRNPSE; via the coding sequence GTGACGACCAAGGCGCGACTTTCGGTCTATCTCGACCAGGAACTTATGAGGGCGCTGGCTGCCTATGCCGACCGGCGCGGGCAATCGCGTTCGCTGATTGCCGAGGCAGCTATAGCCTCTTTCCTGTCACCCGATGGCGACGAGCGCCGCGAGGCGGCGATGACAAAACGTATAGACCGACTTGACCGTAAGGTGGCGCGGCTTGAACGTGATCTTGGCATCAGTGTCGAGATGATCGCGCTATTCGTTCGCTTTTGGCTGACATCCACTCCGCCACCGCCGGAAAGCGACCGGACCGTGCTACGCAGCTTGGGTGGAGATCGCTACGATGCCTTCATTGATGCGTTGGGACGAAGGCTCGCCAGCGGACGGAGGGTTGCTCAAGAGGTTGTCGAGGATCGAAATCCATCCGAGTAG
- a CDS encoding conjugal transfer protein TraG, producing MSATRILWGQIIAVFQIVLVSIWSATQWTAAALAYQPELGPPWFFLGDWPVYPPPAFFWWWFAFDAYAPEIFRTGAYIAVSGGFAAIVVAIAMSAWRAREARNAETYGSARWATMGEARTAGLLRDEGVVLGRLGSDYLRHHGPEHVLCFAPTRSGKGVGLVVPSLLTWPGSAIVHDIKGENWQLTAGFRARHGRVLLFDPTNAASAAYNPLLEIRKGAWEVRDVQNVADVLVDPEGSLEKRNHWEKTSHALLVGAILHVLYAGEDKTLAGVAAFLSDPRQPIESTLRAMMTTLHLGKAGVHPVVASAARELLNKSANERSGVLSTAMSFLGLYRDPVVAQVTRSCEWRIADLVESERPTTLYLVVPPSDISRTKPLIRLILNQIGRRLTEDLQARQSRHRLLLMLDEFPALGRLDFFESALAFMAGYGIQSFLIAQSLNQIEKAYGPNNAILDNCHVRVSFATNDERTAKRISDALGTATEMRAMKNYAGHRLSPWLGHLMVSRSETARQLLTPGEVMQLPPDDEIVMVAGIPPIRAQKVRYYKDRRFTERVVSPPNIEGRARKTRPDDWSGLPPIIVSPVSEPAPVDKLAELSCEDDETENAGLRRQPDMERHVDISPAPKSAPANEFEPDDPEPDSDAARQATVRRQMRTVARQASLDPDDGIEL from the coding sequence ATGTCCGCGACCAGAATTCTATGGGGCCAGATCATCGCCGTGTTCCAGATCGTGCTCGTTTCGATCTGGAGCGCGACCCAATGGACGGCAGCAGCGCTGGCCTATCAGCCGGAACTGGGACCGCCTTGGTTCTTTTTGGGTGACTGGCCCGTCTATCCGCCGCCAGCCTTCTTCTGGTGGTGGTTTGCATTCGACGCCTACGCCCCGGAGATATTCAGGACGGGCGCCTATATCGCCGTGTCGGGCGGTTTCGCTGCAATCGTCGTCGCCATTGCGATGTCCGCTTGGCGTGCGCGGGAAGCGCGAAACGCTGAGACCTATGGGTCCGCACGCTGGGCGACCATGGGAGAAGCTCGGACCGCCGGGCTGTTGCGTGACGAGGGTGTCGTTCTCGGCCGTCTCGGATCGGACTATCTGCGCCATCACGGACCCGAGCATGTGCTGTGCTTCGCTCCGACCCGCAGCGGCAAGGGCGTCGGTCTGGTTGTGCCGTCGCTGCTTACATGGCCTGGCTCCGCGATCGTTCACGATATCAAGGGAGAGAACTGGCAGCTCACGGCGGGCTTTCGCGCGCGTCACGGCCGCGTATTGCTGTTCGATCCGACCAATGCTGCATCGGCAGCATACAATCCGCTGCTCGAAATTCGCAAAGGCGCCTGGGAAGTGCGCGACGTGCAGAATGTCGCTGACGTCCTGGTCGATCCGGAAGGCAGCCTTGAAAAGCGCAACCATTGGGAGAAGACCAGCCATGCACTGCTGGTCGGCGCAATTCTACATGTTCTCTATGCTGGCGAAGACAAGACGCTGGCCGGCGTTGCCGCCTTCCTGTCGGACCCGCGGCAGCCCATCGAATCGACGTTACGCGCGATGATGACTACGCTGCATCTGGGTAAGGCAGGTGTCCATCCCGTCGTCGCCAGCGCCGCGCGCGAGCTGTTGAACAAATCGGCGAACGAACGATCGGGTGTGCTCAGCACGGCCATGTCTTTCCTGGGTCTCTATCGCGATCCCGTGGTCGCACAGGTGACACGCAGCTGCGAATGGCGCATCGCGGATCTGGTCGAGAGTGAGCGACCAACGACACTGTATCTGGTCGTGCCGCCCAGCGACATCTCGCGCACCAAGCCGCTCATCCGCCTGATCCTCAACCAGATAGGACGGCGATTGACCGAGGATTTGCAGGCCCGACAGTCGCGCCACCGCTTGCTCCTAATGCTCGACGAGTTTCCGGCACTCGGGCGGCTAGATTTCTTCGAGAGCGCGCTGGCCTTCATGGCAGGCTATGGCATCCAGAGCTTTCTGATCGCCCAAAGCCTCAACCAGATCGAGAAGGCATATGGACCGAACAACGCGATCCTCGACAACTGTCATGTGCGGGTGTCGTTCGCCACCAATGATGAACGTACCGCCAAGCGCATTTCGGATGCACTGGGCACGGCTACCGAAATGCGGGCGATGAAGAACTATGCCGGCCATCGCCTGTCGCCCTGGCTTGGGCACCTGATGGTGTCGCGCTCGGAAACTGCCCGCCAGCTCCTTACGCCGGGTGAGGTCATGCAGCTTCCACCCGACGATGAGATCGTCATGGTCGCCGGTATCCCGCCAATTAGGGCGCAGAAGGTCCGCTACTATAAGGACCGGCGGTTCACCGAACGAGTTGTTTCTCCGCCGAATATTGAAGGCAGAGCACGCAAGACGCGTCCCGATGATTGGAGCGGCCTGCCTCCAATCATTGTGTCACCGGTGTCTGAACCGGCACCGGTAGACAAATTGGCCGAATTATCGTGCGAGGATGACGAGACCGAAAATGCCGGGTTGCGCCGACAGCCCGATATGGAACGTCATGTCGATATCTCACCGGCTCCCAAATCCGCGCCAGCCAACGAGTTCGAACCGGACGATCCCGAACCGGATAGCGATGCCGCGCGGCAAGCCACGGTGCGCCGTCAGATGCGGACCGTAGCGCGTCAGGCATCACTCGATCCCGATGACGGTATTGAATTGTGA